Within Trichoderma atroviride chromosome 2, complete sequence, the genomic segment GACCGGGGAGGGTCTTGGAAAAGTATAAAAGGAGCCATTGTGTTCAGGTTGAGCTTggaatttcttcttcctttcgtatcactcttctccagcattcCTCACTCGTCTTAACAAGCTCATATACTATATTATTCAAAAATAAAGACGGCagtcttcaacttcaacactATACCAAGCCTTATACTTGCCTCAACACTTGGACACTTGTCTGCTTCATCACCTTTCCCAAACAAGCTTCAACCATCTCAACAACCACAATGTCTGGCCCATTCCAAGCTTCTGCTATGCCCATGGCTGTTCCCTCAAAGGCCACCCAATACCCCACTTACAGCCAATACTCCAGCTCTCCCCCAGAATGCGATGAGACCATGAGCGCCGCCTCTGGTGTTCCCTCTGGCTACTCAGCTACTTCTGCTGGCTACGTCGGTAGCTCTAGTGGCGACTACGAAAGCACCGGCTCCGCTAGCGGCGTCGACTTCCAAGAGTATATGCAGGACCGCTTCTCTAACTCCTTTGACCCGATCCCTCTTGACCGGAGCATGGCCGTTCAAGCACAGACGTAAGTACCCGAACGAAACTCGCATGTGATCCCGCACATTGCCTTCTTGTTCAGTTCAAAGAGGCTTATGTTGTTTTGTTCAACATGGTCTTCTTTGAAACGAATACCTACATTAGGCAGAATCAAGCTAAATTGGTGGTTTCTCGTAAATTAGTTCCGGCAAACTCAACGCCAAGCACCGCGAACTCCTGGAGCTGCAAAAGCAAGCTCAGGCTCGCCTTGCGAGAACTCGTGAACGCTTCTCCGAGGGAATGCGCGACGCGCGAGAAGTCCGCAACGACCTTGAGTGGACCCAGAAGAAAGTTTCGTGAGTTGTttaccccccccccccccttttttttctcttaatGGAATTCAAAATCTCCCCACGGTGGCGACGGAGCCGCAGAATTAGATCAGAATTAGTAACCTCTTCTTTTGGAAGAAATTGAGCTAACTTTTTTACCCAATAATCAGGGCTCTGAACGCAAAGGCTGCGCGAAAGCACCCCAAGGAGTACACGAAGGCTCGCCAACGCTTTCCTTCTCCCGAGTACAACTAAAGAAGCGTCAAATTGCggcccttttttctcttttctttctttttatcaATATTcgggggggttttttttttttgcggcgTTTCAGAAAAGCGACTTCCATCATTCTCAGCTTTAACGGCTATATACACGACCAAAAGTTACACCCTTTTTTCGGCGACATTTTACATTATTTCGGACAATTTCAGCCGTGGAAGCGAGCGTCCGCTCACTAGCATGAACTGACGTTGAAATTGGCGCGAACCGCGCGGCAATCTTGCAGGGTCTAATGCCAGATCTCCCGCTGCTTTACCAGCCCTACGACCGGGCGGTTCTACCCACCTCAAGCCCCATTTTGGCGCTGTGACGGTGTGGGGGTGAGAAATGGGAAACTTACGACTATAATGATTTATGATTGGGTAATCTGTGATAACTGGCAGAGCAAAGGGCCGAAATGTACACTCCTCCTCTCTGAAGGCTGCAGAAAGATCGGGGGACCGAACCGGCGATCTCGTGCCAGCCACGAGGGGCTGCAGGGTCCCCGGGCCATCTTGGACCTCCTTCTCCACCGGGGGCGTGTGATGGCCTGGAGCGAGCAAACGAGCAGAGTCAGAGATGTGAGCGTATATGAGGGCGCCTTTCCTATTGGGGATGAAATATTGCTGCATTGGGTATCGGCGGGAACGAAAGGCAAGGAGGTACTACTCTATTTGGCGTCGTTGGCGTTTCTTTGGACACCCTGGAGTCTATCGCTAGATCATGAGAGCGTTTGTAAGCTTTTGTAGGCAATAAAATGTCCTTTGCGGTCTTGAAAGACGTGATGAAGGCCAGCTCGGCCAGTTTCCCAAGACGTGATGATGTTCCGTATCCCTTGTCCACGCAGTGTCGTAGCCGTCCGTAGGCCAGACCGTCCCAGCGTAGACACTGAAGCCATCATCAGCCCGAAGCAAAAAACCTGTCGTCATCCCATCACGAGTATGAAAGATCCTAGTGGTTGAAGGCTTCTTCTGTCTTAGTTGAAGACATCACGTGATTGTTGATTTGGTCGAGTGATGGGAATGATAGGATGGGAACAATAAACTCCAAGCTAGGCCCGCAAAACCAGGGCGCCCGAGATATGTGCGATATACCAATATGCTGTAAGTAATCCTTGCTGAACGGGTCCTCCTGGGCTGGAGCTGTTTCGAATGCAGTTGATCCAAAGTAAAAATCGATATGGCGTTTGTACTCCGTAATGGGAAAGCTGACTGACTTCATGTTGAAGCACTTGCTTAATGACCCCCCCCTAGGAGAGCCATGTGCCCACGGGCTGCAGGCCTTTTGATCCCTCCAGCCGTCTCCACGGATTCTCATTCGACTTGGGGTCGTAATATCCATCGTACCAGATGTCATGCCGTGAGCCGTCCTGGTGCCCATGGCCGCCCGATGACCCAATAAACCCGGTCCCTGGAACGGGGCGCTCTGGTAACCCATGAGGGCGCACTAACGCCGCCGGGGTCGCTGCAGATTCAGGAACGCCAGCTGCTGTATTTGATGCGATATCGTCGTCATTGTGatcgccttctccatcctcacCCTCGTCGTCCAGGTCAATCTCATCCGCATTGGCAGCGGCCTGACTGGACTTGCTGCTGGGCACGCCGAGGGGCGTGGAATTCGACCCCGTGGCGGAGGGCTTGGCCGCGCGCTGGGCGGTCTTGGAGTCTGAGCTGATGACTGCGTCGGCGTGAGGGTTGTATTTGCGCTTCTGGGGCCGGTTTTGGTGGCCGAAAGATGAGAAGCCCATGGCCTGGGCCatggcgtcgtcgtccaggGGCATGTCCATTTTAGCTGGATGTGAAAACTGACGACGCTCTAAAAGACGGAAAATGAAGGAAATCGCGGTTTGGCGGTGTATTCTGCCCGTGGAAGTGGATATTGGATGTGAGACTGTGTCTTTCAAATGAGACTTTGCTTCATGCCGCGGTGAGTGAGAAGCTCATGGTAGGTTCAATCTTTGCTGCAATCCAAGGTCACGCGTCGTGGACACTTTTCAGCCTCCAATAGAGATTTGGTGCTTTGTATAAAGCGGGGCCATACATGTCTGGTCGGCGAGATGGTGAGGTACGGCTACCCTGGAGAAAATCATGGTGCTAAGCCGACGTCTTTCTTTTGTCGCATATAGATACTATTCTAAAGCTATTGAGGAACAGATTTTCTATATTTGGTGCAGCTAACTATCATGCGAATATAAGTTGCCGGCTGTGTTCATGAAGCCGTGCGTTACTCGTCCATGGATTTGCGTGTATCTTATCTAACTACCACTTACATGTATACTACAGTACGAATACTTTCAACCTCCCATGCTTGCTCTTTTATGAAACGCCAATCTGTCATAAATTACATATCCCTTGCTATAATCTCACTAAATGACTGGCCTTCTGCTCAATCCTGATACCAAACACTTACACATCCAACCCCATCAGATGCAATGGAAACATCAAACTCTACAATCCAGCTCACGCTGCCATCCAAATACTCCCCTACCAAGTCCGAGCCCGTTACGCAAACCACGGCGCCCATCGAGTGGTTCATCAGAACATGGAGCGTTACACACTCAACCCTCTCCATGTGGCGCACAGCGCGTAATGTGCGCATCACCTACAAGGCCCTGCCCCCCAAACCAGACGGTCGCACGCGCATCGACGATTTGGTCGAGTACGAGCCCAGCAACCAGGCCGGCGTGGTCAAGTCCGTCGCCGGCATAGACACGCAAAGCcccgacggcggcggctgggACTGGCGCGGCAAGAAGTGGCTCTTCTTCGTGAGCAGCCACTGGGAGGTTCTCGGGTCCGGCGAAGAGACGACGGCGGATGGCGAGACGGAGAGGTGGGCCGTGACGTGGTTTGCGCCGACGCTGTTTACAAAGGAGGGATTGGATATTTACAGTGATCGAAGGGAAGGGCTGAGTGAGGCGACGTATCAGAAGATTGATGAGGCGCTGAGGAAATTGGATGCAAAGGTGTTGGTGGACATGGTCGCGCAGGATATGAAGCCGGTTGAGATAGAGCTTCCCTGGAAGGAGAATTCT encodes:
- a CDS encoding uncharacterized protein (EggNog:ENOG41), translated to MDMPLDDDAMAQAMGFSSFGHQNRPQKRKYNPHADAVISSDSKTAQRAAKPSATGSNSTPLGVPSSKSSQAAANADEIDLDDEGEDGEGDHNDDDIASNTAAGVPESAATPAALVRPHGLPERPVPGTGFIGSSGGHGHQDGSRHDIWYDGYYDPKSNENPWRRLEGSKGLQPVGTWLS
- a CDS encoding uncharacterized protein (EggNog:ENOG41) gives rise to the protein METSNSTIQLTLPSKYSPTKSEPVTQTTAPIEWFIRTWSVTHSTLSMWRTARNVRITYKALPPKPDGRTRIDDLVEYEPSNQAGVVKSVAGIDTQSPDGGGWDWRGKKWLFFVSSHWEVLGSGEETTADGETERWAVTWFAPTLFTKEGLDIYSDRREGLSEATYQKIDEALRKLDAKVLVDMVAQDMKPVEIELPWKENS